Proteins encoded within one genomic window of Neoarius graeffei isolate fNeoGra1 chromosome 18, fNeoGra1.pri, whole genome shotgun sequence:
- the ndfip2 gene encoding NEDD4 family-interacting protein 2 translates to MESAVSRYQVLHNEDDPSETTLAEEPSTSSQAAAATHPVAATSDGEVPPPSYASLALGATATPEHVFQGDFPVPPPYSVATSLPTYDEVEKAKAAELAASTGDSIPRDEDFPPRDDFSDVDQLRVGNDGIFMLAFFMAFLFNWIGFCLSFCLTNTIAGRYGAICGFGLSLIKWILIVRFSDYFTGYFNGQYWLWWIFLVLGLLLFFKGFVNYLKVRNMSEAIASTQRARFFFLY, encoded by the exons TTGCACAATGAGGATGATCCCTCTGAAACAACCCTTGCTGAAGAGCCTTCCACTTCCTCCCAGGCCGCCGCAGCTACCCACCCTGTCGCTGCGACATCAGATGGCGAGGTTCCTCCCCCCTCTTATGCCAGCTTGGCATTAGGAGCTACAGCCACTCCAG AGCATGTGTTTCAGGGGGATTTTCCTGTTCCACCCCCCTACAGTGTGGCCACATCACTCCCCACCTATGATGAAGTCGAGAAAGCCAAAGCAGCTGAACTTGCAGCCTCGACTGGAGACAGTATACCACGA GATGAGGATTTTCCTCCGCGAGATGATTTCAGTGATGTTGATCAGCTGCGTGTCGGAAATGACGGCATCTTTATGCTGGCCTTCTTCA tGGCCTTCCTTTTTAACTGGATTGGTTTCTGCTTGTCCTTCTGTCTCACTAACACCATTGCCGGCCGTTATGGAGCAATTTGTGGATTTGGCCTGTCACTCATCAAGTGGATCCTCATCGTCAGG TTTTCTGATTATTTCACCGGGTACTTTAACGGACAGTACTGGCTCTGGTGGATATTTCTGGTTCTGG gTCTCCTGCTGTTCTTTAAAGGTTTTGTGAACTATCTGAAGGTGAGGAACATGTCTGAGGCCATCGCCAGCACACAGAGAGCTCGCTTCTTCTTCCTCTATTAA